From a region of the Salinispira pacifica genome:
- a CDS encoding IS110 family transposase: MITRFHGIDRHKKYSTVSVLDRDGRETRFLRSCQMEAYLDELGPEDAVVMEASCGSFYWADRVEATGATCYILDPMRFRIITDSWNKTDRQDARNMAKALWVFLVTGEFGIPTVYKPSETIRTLRRLFASYNLLNRQIRMLKNTIQAVLTEDGVTVSSNDRSRLFKGKESVAEILADRRLSEVIVDALQIQVDLLRTITESKEQLGRRIVEASAPLDEQIRLLITIPGITPLTASAFLADVGDVHRFPSLRRMNAYLGLVPRCHDSGGKSRPGHITRESRKLSRTILTQSIYQTIKGTPGWERYYEDLKARRGSGRARIAMIRRLCGVMRRMLLQGERFHWLKEELYRRKLVEYQKTLEEHKKERDAA; encoded by the coding sequence ATGATTACACGGTTTCATGGTATCGATCGGCACAAGAAGTACTCGACGGTTTCTGTGCTTGATCGCGACGGGCGCGAGACGCGGTTTCTGCGGTCATGTCAGATGGAAGCGTATCTCGATGAATTAGGTCCAGAGGACGCGGTCGTGATGGAGGCGTCGTGCGGAAGCTTCTACTGGGCCGACCGCGTCGAGGCTACCGGCGCTACCTGCTACATCCTCGATCCGATGCGCTTTCGCATCATCACCGATTCTTGGAACAAGACCGATCGCCAGGATGCGCGCAATATGGCCAAGGCGCTGTGGGTCTTTCTGGTCACCGGTGAGTTCGGCATCCCGACGGTGTACAAGCCAAGCGAAACGATCCGTACGCTGCGTAGGCTGTTCGCCAGCTACAACCTCCTTAATCGCCAGATTCGCATGCTGAAGAACACCATCCAGGCGGTGCTCACCGAGGATGGTGTGACCGTGAGTTCGAACGACCGATCGCGATTGTTCAAGGGGAAAGAGTCCGTCGCCGAGATCCTCGCTGATCGACGCCTCTCAGAGGTGATCGTTGACGCGCTGCAGATCCAGGTTGATCTGCTCCGAACTATCACTGAATCGAAAGAGCAGCTCGGCCGGAGAATCGTGGAGGCGAGTGCTCCACTGGATGAGCAGATCCGGCTTCTGATTACCATTCCCGGCATCACGCCGCTGACCGCCTCCGCCTTTCTTGCCGACGTGGGAGATGTTCACCGGTTCCCGAGCCTGCGACGCATGAACGCCTATCTCGGTTTGGTACCGCGGTGTCACGACTCCGGCGGCAAGAGTCGTCCCGGTCATATCACCCGGGAGTCACGCAAACTGAGCCGGACGATTCTCACGCAGTCGATCTACCAGACGATCAAAGGAACACCCGGGTGGGAGCGCTACTACGAGGACCTTAAAGCAAGGCGCGGCAGTGGGCGAGCGCGGATCGCGATGATCCGGCGGCTATGCGGCGTGATGCGCCGGATGTTACTCCAGGGAGAACGATTTCACTGGTTAAAGGAGGAACTATATCGGCGAAAACTCGTCGAGTATCAAAAAACACTGGAGGAACACAAGAAAGAGCGAGATGCTGCTTGA
- the tnpA gene encoding IS66 family insertion sequence element accessory protein TnpA — MSTMHSAEQWRELVEEFYSSDTSSRKSFCQENDISYSAFGYWDRKLNGPAVQEPEELQCVELPSLGDLRTLGRMEEYELYTEGLYMDVPGSDSRVHVRGRISLSRLTRIAAACQGE; from the coding sequence ATGAGTACGATGCACAGCGCCGAGCAATGGCGAGAACTGGTTGAAGAGTTTTATTCAAGCGACACCTCCAGTCGAAAGTCATTCTGTCAGGAAAACGATATATCCTATTCAGCCTTTGGCTATTGGGATCGAAAGCTGAACGGTCCCGCAGTTCAGGAACCGGAAGAACTTCAGTGTGTCGAACTTCCCAGTCTGGGCGACCTTCGGACACTGGGCAGAATGGAAGAATACGAACTATACACAGAGGGATTGTACATGGACGTGCCCGGCAGCGATAGCCGGGTTCATGTTCGAGGCCGGATTTCTCTTTCCCGGCTGACGAGAATTGCGGCAGCCTGCCAGGGGGAGTGA
- the tnpC gene encoding IS66 family transposase, producing the protein MVVILRITARPGIRDETTVQVMKEEGRDNTSKSYMWLARGGPPDKPAYLYQYRQTRASKHIHEFLDGFEGYLQTDGYSGYSSALKDHPDIIHVSCFAHARRKFLEAAKAAKKAGSANQAVSFIAKLYKIEHDLRGKELTDEEFLLQRKAAVEPVLTKFLSWLQKRKEQVVPSVLLGKAISYTLNEWPKLIRYIESPQLTPDNNISERAIRPFVLGRKNWLFSGSPTGAESSSAMYSLIETAKANGLDPHSYLLKLFDKAPLAESENDWNSLLPWNIV; encoded by the coding sequence CTGGTTGTAATCCTTAGGATTACTGCCCGGCCAGGCATCCGGGATGAAACCACTGTTCAGGTAATGAAGGAAGAAGGCAGAGATAATACTTCCAAGTCATATATGTGGCTTGCCCGGGGTGGTCCTCCGGATAAACCTGCCTATCTGTATCAGTACCGGCAGACCAGAGCCTCCAAACATATTCATGAGTTTCTCGATGGCTTTGAAGGATATCTTCAGACCGATGGATACTCAGGCTATTCAAGTGCCCTGAAAGACCACCCGGATATCATTCATGTCAGCTGCTTTGCCCATGCAAGACGGAAATTCCTGGAAGCAGCCAAGGCAGCAAAGAAGGCAGGAAGTGCGAACCAGGCGGTCAGCTTCATTGCGAAGCTTTATAAAATTGAACATGATCTGCGGGGGAAAGAACTGACAGACGAAGAGTTTCTGTTACAGAGAAAAGCAGCCGTAGAGCCTGTTCTTACGAAATTCTTAAGCTGGCTGCAAAAGCGAAAAGAACAGGTTGTTCCTTCAGTGCTGCTGGGAAAAGCCATCTCATACACGCTGAATGAATGGCCGAAACTGATCCGCTACATTGAATCACCGCAGCTCACACCAGACAATAACATCAGTGAACGGGCGATCCGGCCGTTTGTACTGGGTCGGAAAAACTGGCTGTTTAGCGGAAGCCCTACCGGAGCTGAAAGTTCAAGCGCCATGTACTCCCTTATTGAAACAGCGAAAGCGAATGGTCTAGACCCTCACAGCTATTTGCTCAAGCTGTTCGATAAGGCTCCTCTGGCAGAATCAGAAAACGACTGGAATTCGCTGTTGCCGTGGAATATTGTGTAG
- the tnpC gene encoding IS66 family transposase codes for MEARDLLQIIRTHGASAHDSSVLDAADQLETALASQNRDLTTVHTLLSREQQEHILTRKLLAQTREEMAQAREEMAVLEEKLRIELARRYGKSSEKWKPTELETAHLFTEAEMLMVQPQSENPLEEDVPQSTSKPSQNQKKTASRGKRERLPDDLERETTILDIAEDQKICSECGREKQLIGKEVSEQLEMKPIEFYVKRIVRKTYACSCGNCGVEAAAAPAAVYPKSIMGDTVIAQVVASKYCDGLPFYRQERVLQRSGISISQQTMARAASRTADVFAPLVDLIGSELQRYPVVCADETRLRVLKDNGIKKDGTSYMWVAAGERAGHRLVRFLYEDGSRGANAARQLIGNFSGTLMCDGYGTYPAAVSDLPITLAACFAHVRRKFNDVLKGDRRNPQAQEAMKMIRELYAIEKDASGLDSEQILSIRQNRAKPVFDSFRLWLYEEGKRIPPKSALGRAVSYSVNLIDRLEIYLYNPSVPIDNNRAENAIRPFVVGRKAWLFNTESHGAKTSAALYTLIESAKANHLEPMHYLLFLFRCYQHFGEHAMPWQNLIPAPNLREYASEIGIKWGFD; via the coding sequence ATGGAAGCCCGCGATCTGTTACAGATTATCAGGACACACGGCGCAAGCGCCCACGATTCCTCTGTGCTTGACGCAGCCGATCAACTTGAAACGGCTCTTGCTTCACAGAACCGCGATCTGACGACAGTTCACACCCTGCTCAGCCGGGAACAGCAAGAACATATCCTCACGAGGAAGCTGCTGGCCCAAACGCGGGAAGAGATGGCTCAAGCACGGGAAGAGATGGCGGTCCTGGAGGAAAAGCTTCGCATCGAACTTGCCCGTAGATACGGTAAGTCCAGTGAAAAATGGAAGCCTACCGAACTGGAAACCGCTCATCTCTTTACCGAAGCTGAAATGCTTATGGTACAACCACAATCTGAAAACCCTCTTGAGGAAGATGTGCCTCAATCTACCTCAAAACCGTCGCAAAACCAGAAGAAGACCGCCTCCCGGGGAAAGCGGGAGCGATTACCAGATGACCTCGAACGGGAAACGACAATACTCGATATCGCTGAGGATCAAAAGATCTGCAGTGAGTGCGGCCGGGAAAAGCAGCTCATTGGGAAAGAGGTAAGCGAGCAGCTTGAGATGAAACCCATCGAATTCTATGTAAAGCGGATCGTTCGCAAGACCTATGCCTGTAGCTGCGGAAACTGCGGGGTCGAGGCTGCAGCTGCTCCTGCCGCCGTATACCCGAAATCGATCATGGGAGATACGGTTATCGCTCAGGTGGTTGCATCAAAGTATTGCGATGGACTGCCGTTTTACCGCCAGGAGCGGGTGCTGCAACGAAGCGGGATCAGTATATCCCAGCAGACCATGGCACGGGCAGCAAGCCGTACAGCGGATGTCTTTGCTCCGCTGGTGGATCTGATCGGTTCAGAGCTCCAGCGCTACCCGGTCGTCTGCGCCGATGAAACGCGGTTGCGGGTCTTGAAGGACAATGGGATAAAAAAGGACGGGACTTCATATATGTGGGTGGCAGCCGGCGAGCGTGCCGGCCACCGTTTGGTTCGATTCTTGTATGAAGACGGCAGTCGCGGTGCCAATGCGGCACGGCAACTGATAGGCAATTTCTCGGGGACCCTCATGTGTGATGGCTACGGTACATACCCGGCTGCGGTCAGTGATCTGCCGATAACACTTGCTGCTTGTTTTGCCCATGTCAGACGGAAATTCAATGACGTACTCAAGGGGGATCGGCGAAATCCTCAGGCACAGGAAGCGATGAAGATGATTCGGGAACTGTATGCTATTGAAAAAGATGCATCCGGACTGGATAGCGAACAGATACTGTCCATACGTCAGAACCGGGCAAAACCGGTGTTCGATTCATTTCGCCTCTGGCTGTATGAAGAGGGGAAGCGGATTCCTCCCAAGAGTGCATTGGGCAGAGCCGTTTCATATTCGGTTAACCTCATCGATCGACTGGAAATCTACCTTTATAATCCGTCGGTCCCCATAGACAACAACCGGGCGGAAAACGCGATTCGCCCGTTTGTGGTGGGACGCAAAGCGTGGCTGTTTAATACTGAAAGTCACGGTGCAAAAACCTCCGCCGCCTTGTATACCCTTATTGAATCGGCCAAAGCAAATCATCTGGAACCGATGCACTACCTGCTCTTTCTATTTCGCTGCTACCAGCACTTTGGCGAACACGCTATGCCCTGGCAAAACCTGATTCCCGCCCCCAATCTGAGGGAGTATGCATCTGAGATCGGAATCAAATGGGGATTCGACTAA
- the tnpB gene encoding IS66 family insertion sequence element accessory protein TnpB (TnpB, as the term is used for proteins encoded by IS66 family insertion elements, is considered an accessory protein, since TnpC, encoded by a neighboring gene, is a DDE family transposase.), protein MFHLDPAARVWLIPGKTDMRKAVNGLSGIVAHQLALDPMSGQYFVFCGRRRDIIKILYWDRNGYGLWYKRLEVDKFRWPQTPQEARAVSGEQLGWLLLGLDWERAHPVRRY, encoded by the coding sequence ATGTTTCACCTTGATCCTGCTGCACGGGTATGGCTGATTCCCGGGAAAACCGACATGAGAAAAGCTGTTAACGGGCTGTCGGGAATTGTCGCCCATCAGCTGGCGCTGGATCCCATGAGCGGGCAGTACTTCGTGTTCTGCGGTCGGCGTCGGGATATTATCAAGATCCTGTATTGGGATCGCAATGGCTACGGGCTGTGGTACAAACGGCTTGAAGTGGATAAGTTCCGGTGGCCCCAAACACCGCAGGAAGCCCGGGCAGTCAGCGGCGAGCAGTTGGGCTGGCTGTTATTGGGCCTTGACTGGGAACGCGCTCATCCGGTTCGCCGGTACTAA
- a CDS encoding IS66 family transposase, whose protein sequence is MDIATLPTDVQQYIRSLETDNRHWEAKYSALEEEHKLLLLQKFGRTSEKESDSTQPLPFDETDSSAAEDPFDEDEQAQSTVRSHTRKKSGRKAIDDSLHREEVIIDISEEEKSCACGSRMVKIGEEVSEKLHVIPPKMWVERIIRPKYACHVCEGSGDEDKPAIRIAPVQPAIIDKSIVTPALLAFLIVNKFVDHLPYYRQESRFERIGIHISRQNMSHWQNSAYKRIKPLIRLHKKHIKTGQVMHMAWL, encoded by the coding sequence ATGGATATTGCAACGCTTCCGACAGATGTTCAGCAATACATTCGATCTCTTGAAACAGATAACCGTCATTGGGAAGCGAAGTATTCAGCCCTGGAAGAGGAGCACAAGCTGCTTCTGTTGCAAAAATTCGGACGCACCAGTGAGAAGGAATCCGACTCTACTCAGCCGCTGCCTTTCGATGAGACAGACAGCAGCGCAGCAGAAGATCCCTTTGATGAAGATGAACAGGCACAGTCAACAGTTCGCTCTCATACCCGTAAGAAATCCGGCCGCAAGGCAATTGATGATTCACTTCACCGGGAAGAAGTTATCATAGATATCAGCGAAGAAGAAAAGTCCTGTGCCTGCGGAAGTCGGATGGTAAAAATCGGTGAAGAGGTCTCTGAAAAACTTCACGTGATTCCCCCCAAGATGTGGGTTGAGCGAATTATTCGGCCCAAATATGCCTGCCATGTGTGTGAAGGATCCGGCGATGAAGATAAGCCAGCCATCCGAATTGCACCGGTACAGCCGGCAATTATCGATAAAAGCATTGTCACCCCCGCACTTCTTGCTTTTTTAATCGTAAACAAGTTTGTGGATCATCTGCCCTACTACCGGCAGGAAAGCCGGTTTGAGCGTATCGGCATCCATATTTCCCGGCAAAACATGAGTCATTGGCAGAATTCTGCATATAAACGAATCAAGCCGCTTATAAGGCTGCACAAAAAACACATAAAGACCGGCCAGGTCATGCATATGGCCTGGTTGTAA